In Chloracidobacterium sp., the following proteins share a genomic window:
- a CDS encoding DUF5309 family protein has product MATGPRSTYTDTGPNKRSVNDLISMIDPSEAALLDLFGIDNVKKFKLQNWPSTKYEWLEDTLSLRAGTLNEALTDSETDMDVQTGEGALMKAGDIVKVGTELIYIVSVATDTATVTRGFAGSTAAAHDDDSPWKIVTIARKEGASASTGHTTALSIPYNYTQIISEAVKVTGSAQINSQYGINDQMAHHITRLIGGGGGMGGRNKAGKLALALQGIFYHGSRYIGTDDISRAAGGFEYFVTSNVEDLSSAALTREYVENLQQDCFDAGGDPDTVIVNSRLRRKLTTLYKENIETTIDEERGGHRITHIDTDLGKLRIVLDRFCPTDRLYMCEKDKVGWLPYRPFDIHDRASDGDFKLKEVLGEFGFVVMNEKAHGYLKNVSTTK; this is encoded by the coding sequence GTGGCAACTGGACCTCGATCTACTTATACCGACACCGGCCCCAATAAGCGGTCGGTCAACGATCTGATTTCGATGATTGATCCGTCTGAGGCGGCCCTTCTGGACCTCTTTGGGATCGACAATGTAAAAAAGTTTAAGCTGCAAAACTGGCCGTCGACCAAGTACGAATGGCTGGAAGATACCCTTTCTTTGCGCGCGGGCACGCTGAACGAAGCCCTGACCGATTCGGAAACGGATATGGACGTGCAAACGGGTGAGGGTGCCCTGATGAAAGCGGGCGACATTGTCAAAGTGGGCACCGAATTGATCTACATCGTTTCGGTGGCGACGGACACGGCCACGGTCACACGTGGTTTTGCCGGGTCTACCGCTGCGGCCCACGACGACGATTCACCGTGGAAGATCGTCACGATTGCCCGCAAAGAGGGCGCAAGCGCCTCGACCGGGCATACGACCGCCCTTTCGATTCCGTACAACTATACGCAGATTATTTCTGAGGCCGTCAAGGTCACGGGGTCCGCGCAGATCAATAGCCAGTACGGGATCAATGACCAGATGGCGCACCACATCACCCGCTTGATCGGTGGTGGTGGCGGCATGGGTGGCCGCAATAAGGCGGGCAAGTTGGCCCTGGCCCTTCAAGGCATCTTTTATCACGGTTCCCGCTACATCGGCACCGATGACATTTCCCGCGCTGCGGGCGGTTTTGAATACTTCGTCACCTCAAACGTCGAAGACCTTTCAAGCGCCGCTTTGACCCGCGAGTATGTCGAGAATTTGCAACAGGATTGTTTCGACGCTGGTGGCGACCCGGACACGGTGATCGTAAACAGCCGCCTACGGCGCAAGCTGACGACCCTGTACAAAGAGAACATCGAAACGACCATCGACGAGGAACGCGGCGGGCACCGGATCACGCACATTGATACCGACCTGGGCAAACTCCGGATCGTGCTGGATCGCTTCTGCCCGACAGATCGCTTGTACATGTGCGAAAAGGACAAAGTCGGCTGGCTGCCTTATCGCCCGTTCGACATTCACGACCGCGCAAGCGATGGCGATTTCAAACTCAAGGAAGTTTTGGGCGAGTTTGGTTTCGTGGTTATGAACGAAAAGGCCCACGGCTATTTGAAAAACGTCTCGACCACTAAGTAA